From a region of the Helianthus annuus cultivar XRQ/B chromosome 5, HanXRQr2.0-SUNRISE, whole genome shotgun sequence genome:
- the LOC110939507 gene encoding 39S ribosomal protein L41-B, mitochondrial, producing MGLGLILGIGRAYRRKRTSSLTILTSKTGPRDYYKGKNCKSTGFHTRKGGYVVVQQKLPNYVVPYLTDFKLKPYVSQCATNANTTDHAGASKSISCS from the exons ATGGGTCTGGGATTAATACTTGGCATAGGGAGGGCATATAGACGAAAGCGAACATCATCACTTACTATTCTCACTTCTAAGACTGGACCTCGTGATTATTACAAGGGTAAAAATTGTAAATCGACCGGTTTTCACACGCGCAAAG GTGGTTATGTTGTGGTGCAACAGAAATTGCCAAACTATGTTGTTCCATATTTGACTGATTTTAAG TTGAAACCTTATGTTTCCCAGTGTGCTACTAATGCCAATACAACTGATCATGCTGGTGCTAGCAAGTCAATAAGTTGTTCTTAA